TCGACGTCCTCTTGGAGAAGCCGCTCGCACACACGGTCGAGAGTGCCGAACGGATCGTCGAGGCTGCCCACGCCGCGGAGGCGATCTGCATGGTCGGCTTCAACAACCGCTTTTCGAACCCGGTCGAGGTGCTGAAACACGACCTCCGGGCGGGACGGTTCGGCGACGTGACGCACGTCGAGGCCAACTACGTCCGCCGCCGCGGCATCCCCGGCCGTGGCTCGTGGTTCACCTCGAAGGACGTCGCCGGCGGCGGCGCGCTCATCGACATCGGCGTCCACGCCATCGACCTCGCGCTGTACTTCCTCGGCTTCCCCGAGGTGGTCGAGGTGTCGGGGACGACCCGCGCGGAGTTCGGCACCCGCGACGACTACACGTTCCTCCGGCAGTGGGGGACCGACGAGGGGCCGGGCGGGTTCGACGTCGAGGACTCGGCGTCGGCGTTCATCCGGTGTGCCGACGGGCGGACGGTCTCGCTCGAAGTCGCGTGGGCGGCGAACCGTCCCAACACCGACGAGTTCGTCGTTCGGGGAACCGAGGCCGGGGCGCGACTCGACCGCAACAGCCACGAACTCACGGTGTACGACGGCGGCGTCGGCGGGGCCAACCACCTCTCGACGGCGACCGTCGACACGCAGGAGTCGGTGACTCACCGAGAGGAACAGCGTGCGTTCGTCCGCGCGGTCGAGGCGGGGACGCTCGCCCGGAACACGGTGGACGAGGCACTCGCGGTCCAGCGTGTCATCGACGCGATCTACCGCTCGTCGGCCGAGGGGCGCTCGGTCCGCCTCGACGACTGAGATCGGCCCGGAGACGGCGTCGGGTTCGTCGCCGGGAGGTGATCGACCGGACGAGAGGGTGTGGGGAGTGGGATTTATTCGCCCGTTCGTGGTACGTGTACACATGACAGTGGACGTGGACGACGGGGAGTCGCTGGCGCACTCGCCGGACCGCGTGTTCGCGCTCCTCGGGAACGAGACGCGAATCGGGATCCTGCAGGCGCTCTGGGACTGTTACGACCCGTACGCGACGGACAACGCGGTCTCGTTCTCTGACCTCTACGACCGGGTCGGCGTCGACGACACGGGCAATTTCAACTACCACCTGAGCAAACTGGCCGATCACTTCGTCCGCCGGTCGGAGGGCGGGTACGAACTGGCCGCGCCCGGGCTCAGGATCGTCCGTGCGGTCGTCGCCGGCGGAGTCACCGGCGATCCGACGCTGGCGTCGACGCCGGTGGACATCACCTGCAAGCGGTGTGGGGGGTCGGTCGAGATAACGTACGAGGACGGAACCACGTGGGCGCGGTGCACCGTGTGCGAGGGCTACTGGCGACAGCGAGGGGGGAGATCCTCGGGTTCAGCCTCCCGCCCGCGGGGCTCCGCGACCGTGATGCCGACGAGATCCTCGACGCGACCCTCGTCTACTCCATCCACCGGTTCGAGACGATGGTCCACGGCGTCTGTCCGGAGTGCAGCGCCGCCGTCGACGCCTCGCTCGCGGTGTGCACGGACCACCACGCCGGCGACGGGGTCTGTGACGCCTGCGGCTCGCAGTTCCTGGGAATCGCCACCTTCGTCTGTGAGTCGTGCAAGTTCGCCTGGCGGAGCCCCAGCTACGCGCCGGTCTCTCGCCATCCGGCTCTCGTCTCGTTTTACGACGACCACGGGATCGAACACGTCCCCTGCACGTGGGCGGCGATCAGCCGCGGCCTGGCGTGGCGCGAGGAACTCCTCGCGACGGATCCGGTCTCGCTCCGGCTAACCGTCACACACGGGGGTGATCGCCTCCACCTCACGCTCGACGAGACGGCCACCGTCGTCGACGTGGACCCGGACGCGACCCGGGGACCGGATCCACCACGCTAGCGGGTGCCGACGGACGTCCTGTCGGACTCGCAGCGAATCGTCCGCCGAGAAGTAAAAGATAGATTACAGTAACTGGCTGCTGATTACGGCTATGTCGCTTCCCGGGCGAGTGTAGAGTGCGATGGATGACACGAACCGCATCGGACCGCGCCGGGGAGGCGACCGGACCAGTCGTCACGGGGACAGGAGCGAACGGATACACCGACGCGGGTGGTCGCCGTGACGCTCCGCACCGTCCCGCGGTACGACGGCGCTCGGGTTCCCCAGTGGGGTGCGCACGCGGTGGTGGTCGGCGCGAGCATGGCCGGGCTGTTCGCGGCCCGCGTCCTGGCCGACGCGTTCGCCGCGGTCACGGTCGTCGACCGCGACCGACTGCCCGACGAACCGGTCCCGCGCCGGGGCGTCCCGCAGGATCGGCACCCGCACGCGCTGTTGGAGGCCGGGCGAGCGACGATCGAGGACCTCTTTCCGGGCTGTGGCGAGGCGGTCGTTGCGGCCGGCGGCGTGGTGACCGACTTCGCGAGCGACGTCGGCTTCTACAACGAGGGGGCGTTCCTCGCAGAGGGGCCGGTGCCGCTGGAGACGATCTCGGCGAGTCGACCGCTGTTCGAACACGTCGTCCGGGGGTACGTCTCCGACCTCGAAGGGGTCCGGATCCGAACTGGGTGCCACTGCACGGACTACGTGCTCGACGACGCGGGGACGACCGTCGAGGGCGTCGAGGTGCGGACGGACGCGGGGCCGGAAGAACTCGCCGCCGACCTGGTCGTCGACGCCACCGGCCGGACGAGTCGGACGCCGGCCTGGCTGGCGACCCACGGCTACCCACGGCCCGCGGTCGACGAGGTTCGAATCGAGATGAGATACAGCACGACGTTCGTCGACCGACCCGCCGGCGACCGTCGGACGTACCTCGTGCCGCCCTCACCGCCCCGGACCCGCGGTGGGATGGCCGCTCCGGTCGAGGGGAACCGCTGGATCGTGAACCTCCAGGGCGTCCACGGGACGGCCCCCCCGACCGACCGAGCGGACTTTTCGGCGTTCGCGGGGAGCCTCCCGACCCCCGCGCTGCAGCGTCTCGTCGACGAACACCCGTGGGCGTCCGACTCGGTCGAGCGGTACCCTTTCCCGTCCAGCCGACGCCACCGCTACGAGGACCTCGATCGGTTCCCTCGTGGCCTGCTCGTCGTCGGCGACGCGGTCGCCAGCTTCAATCCGGTGTACGCACAGGGTATGTCGGTCGCCGCCCTCGAAGCCGTCGTCC
This Salinigranum marinum DNA region includes the following protein-coding sequences:
- a CDS encoding DUF7351 domain-containing protein produces the protein MHRVRGLLATARGEILGFSLPPAGLRDRDADEILDATLVYSIHRFETMVHGVCPECSAAVDASLAVCTDHHAGDGVCDACGSQFLGIATFVCESCKFAWRSPSYAPVSRHPALVSFYDDHGIEHVPCTWAAISRGLAWREELLATDPVSLRLTVTHGGDRLHLTLDETATVVDVDPDATRGPDPPR
- a CDS encoding Gfo/Idh/MocA family oxidoreductase; the protein is MTAEDDGLVRIGIIGLGNIGGYHAEFLGDVDAADVVAGLDIDATARRSFAEEYDVETYEDRAELFSVVDAVIVTTPNRFHEEYAVAALEAGVDVLLEKPLAHTVESAERIVEAAHAAEAICMVGFNNRFSNPVEVLKHDLRAGRFGDVTHVEANYVRRRGIPGRGSWFTSKDVAGGGALIDIGVHAIDLALYFLGFPEVVEVSGTTRAEFGTRDDYTFLRQWGTDEGPGGFDVEDSASAFIRCADGRTVSLEVAWAANRPNTDEFVVRGTEAGARLDRNSHELTVYDGGVGGANHLSTATVDTQESVTHREEQRAFVRAVEAGTLARNTVDEALAVQRVIDAIYRSSAEGRSVRLDD
- a CDS encoding oxidoreductase, yielding MTLRTVPRYDGARVPQWGAHAVVVGASMAGLFAARVLADAFAAVTVVDRDRLPDEPVPRRGVPQDRHPHALLEAGRATIEDLFPGCGEAVVAAGGVVTDFASDVGFYNEGAFLAEGPVPLETISASRPLFEHVVRGYVSDLEGVRIRTGCHCTDYVLDDAGTTVEGVEVRTDAGPEELAADLVVDATGRTSRTPAWLATHGYPRPAVDEVRIEMRYSTTFVDRPAGDRRTYLVPPSPPRTRGGMAAPVEGNRWIVNLQGVHGTAPPTDRADFSAFAGSLPTPALQRLVDEHPWASDSVERYPFPSSRRHRYEDLDRFPRGLLVVGDAVASFNPVYAQGMSVAALEAVVLHHVLADGHEDLAPRFFHRAAAIVDVAWALAVGADFGFPETQGDEPRGAAFFNWYLGRLLRHAHTDGTLTDAFVRVLMMERPPTTLLRPGVAWRVLKPVG